The Listeria monocytogenes genome window below encodes:
- the rny gene encoding ribonuclease Y, which produces MTIAITIISSLLFLIVGLVVGSLIFKSSTEKKLAAARGTAELIVEDAKKEAETTKKEALLEAKEENHRLRTEIENELRGRRTETQKAENRLLQREENLDRKDTSLSKREATLERKEESISKRQQQIEEKESKLAEMIQAEQTELERISALSKEEAKSIILNQVEDELTHDTAIMVKESENRAKEESDKKAKNILSLAIQRCAADHVAETTVSVVTLPNDEMKGRIIGREGRNIRTLETLTGIDLIIDDTPEAVILSGFDPIRREIARIALEKLVQDGRIHPARIEEMVDKARKEVDEHIREVGEQATFEVGIHSIHPDLIKILGRLRYRTSYGQNVLNHSLEVSKLAGILAGELGEDVTLAKRAGLLHDIGKAIDHEIEGSHVEIGVELATKYKENDVVINSIASHHGDTEATSVIAVLVAAADALSAARPGARSETLENYIRRLEKLEEISESYDGVEKSYAIQAGREVRIIVEPDTIDDLSSYRLARDIRKRIEEELDYPGHIKVTVIRETRAVEYAK; this is translated from the coding sequence ATGACAATCGCAATCACGATCATCTCCAGTTTGCTTTTCTTAATCGTCGGTCTAGTTGTTGGTTCTCTAATTTTTAAATCTAGTACAGAGAAAAAACTGGCTGCTGCAAGGGGGACTGCTGAATTAATTGTAGAGGATGCAAAGAAAGAAGCAGAAACTACAAAAAAAGAAGCATTGCTTGAAGCGAAGGAAGAGAATCATAGGTTACGTACTGAAATCGAAAATGAACTTCGTGGGCGAAGAACAGAGACACAGAAAGCAGAAAATCGCTTATTGCAAAGGGAGGAAAACCTCGACCGTAAAGATACTTCTTTAAGTAAACGAGAAGCTACACTTGAAAGAAAAGAGGAGAGTATCAGTAAACGTCAACAACAAATTGAAGAGAAAGAAAGCAAACTAGCTGAGATGATTCAAGCGGAGCAGACAGAACTCGAAAGAATTTCTGCGCTCAGCAAAGAGGAAGCGAAATCTATCATCCTTAATCAGGTAGAAGATGAATTAACACATGATACAGCAATCATGGTCAAAGAATCAGAAAACCGGGCTAAGGAAGAGTCGGATAAAAAAGCAAAGAATATTCTCTCACTAGCTATCCAGCGTTGTGCAGCTGATCATGTGGCAGAAACAACGGTGTCTGTTGTTACCTTACCAAATGATGAGATGAAAGGTCGGATTATCGGACGTGAAGGCCGTAATATCCGCACGCTTGAGACGTTAACAGGGATTGATTTGATAATTGATGATACACCGGAAGCAGTAATTCTTTCCGGATTTGATCCAATTCGACGTGAAATCGCTAGAATCGCCTTAGAAAAACTTGTTCAAGATGGAAGAATCCATCCAGCTCGAATTGAAGAAATGGTGGACAAAGCCCGTAAAGAGGTGGATGAACACATTCGCGAAGTCGGGGAACAAGCAACATTTGAAGTTGGAATTCATTCCATCCATCCTGATTTGATAAAAATTCTTGGCCGCTTGCGTTACCGTACTAGTTACGGGCAAAACGTTCTTAACCACTCACTCGAAGTTTCGAAACTTGCAGGAATTCTTGCAGGAGAGCTTGGCGAAGACGTTACGCTTGCTAAACGGGCCGGACTGCTTCATGACATTGGTAAAGCAATTGACCATGAAATTGAAGGCAGTCACGTTGAAATCGGCGTGGAACTTGCTACCAAATACAAAGAAAATGATGTGGTAATCAATAGTATTGCTTCCCATCATGGAGATACAGAAGCTACTTCTGTCATCGCAGTATTGGTTGCAGCAGCGGATGCACTTTCTGCTGCAAGACCAGGAGCTCGTAGTGAAACGCTTGAAAATTACATTCGTCGTTTAGAAAAATTAGAAGAAATTTCTGAGTCTTACGATGGTGTAGAAAAATCTTATGCTATCCAAGCAGGACGTGAAGTACGTATCATCGTTGAGCCAGATACAATTGATGATCTTTCTTCCTACCGCCTTGCACGCGACATAAGAAAACGAATTGAAGAGGAGTTAGATTATCCTGGTCACATTAAAGTGACTGTCATTCGTGAAACAAGAGCAGTTGAATACGCTAAATAA
- a CDS encoding GNAT family N-acetyltransferase, giving the protein MSEWKILPMQKEHYSGVAAVHQEGIETGNATFQEKTLSLEVFNEKYLNNCRLVVLMNGEVIGWAALLPFSSMHAYRGVAELSIYIAKSARGKGVGKALMHELIQTSEQQGFWTLQSLIFPENKASIALHHTYGFQTLCIHEKLGEMNGVFRDVALLERRSNRNGD; this is encoded by the coding sequence TTGAGTGAGTGGAAAATTTTGCCGATGCAAAAAGAACACTATTCAGGAGTAGCTGCAGTCCATCAAGAGGGCATTGAAACAGGAAACGCTACTTTTCAAGAGAAGACACTATCTCTAGAAGTGTTTAATGAGAAGTACTTAAACAATTGTCGATTAGTTGTTCTTATGAATGGCGAAGTGATTGGCTGGGCAGCGCTGTTACCATTTTCAAGTATGCATGCTTATCGAGGCGTAGCTGAATTAAGCATTTATATAGCAAAAAGCGCCCGTGGAAAAGGCGTTGGAAAAGCACTTATGCATGAACTTATTCAGACAAGTGAGCAGCAAGGTTTTTGGACTTTGCAATCTTTGATTTTTCCAGAAAATAAAGCTAGCATTGCACTCCATCATACATATGGTTTTCAAACTTTATGCATTCATGAAAAATTAGGTGAAATGAACGGGGTATTTCGCGATGTTGCATTATTAGAACGTAGAAGTAATAGAAACGGAGATTAA
- a CDS encoding TIGR00282 family metallophosphoesterase — MKILFIGDVVGSIGRDAITEYLPQLKKKYKPTITVINGENAASGRGITEKIYKDFLELGANAVTLGNHTWDNRDIFEFIDDAKYLVRPANFPDDTTPGTGMVFVKSNQHEIAVINMQGRTFLADLDDPFRKMDTLIEEAKKRTNIIFVDFHAETTSEKEAMGWYLDGRVTAVVGTHTHVQTSDNRILPEGTAYLTDTGMTGPYDAILGMEKEAVIRRFKTALPTRFEVPKTGRAVLSGCLITLDENTGKAQKIDRILINEDHPFSFD; from the coding sequence ATGAAAATTTTATTTATTGGTGACGTGGTTGGTTCTATCGGACGCGATGCCATAACAGAATATTTACCACAATTAAAGAAAAAATATAAACCTACTATCACGGTGATTAACGGTGAAAATGCAGCGAGTGGACGTGGGATTACAGAGAAAATTTATAAAGATTTTCTAGAGCTTGGTGCCAATGCTGTAACGCTTGGAAACCATACATGGGATAACCGTGATATTTTCGAATTTATTGACGACGCGAAATATTTAGTGCGTCCAGCAAACTTTCCAGATGATACTACACCTGGAACGGGAATGGTTTTTGTGAAAAGCAATCAGCATGAAATTGCCGTTATCAACATGCAAGGTCGGACTTTTCTAGCAGATTTAGACGATCCATTCCGCAAAATGGACACTTTGATAGAAGAAGCGAAAAAACGTACTAACATTATTTTTGTGGATTTTCATGCAGAAACTACTAGTGAAAAAGAAGCAATGGGTTGGTATTTAGATGGTCGTGTTACAGCTGTTGTTGGTACACATACCCATGTACAAACATCTGATAATCGCATTCTTCCAGAAGGGACAGCTTATCTGACGGATACTGGTATGACTGGTCCATACGATGCTATTCTTGGAATGGAAAAAGAAGCTGTTATTCGTCGTTTTAAAACGGCGTTGCCAACTAGATTCGAAGTTCCAAAAACGGGACGAGCAGTCTTATCTGGCTGTTTAATAACACTTGACGAAAATACTGGAAAAGCACAAAAAATTGACCGAATTCTCATCAATGAAGACCACCCATTTTCCTTTGATTAA
- a CDS encoding RicAFT regulatory complex protein RicA family protein, protein MTVSKDEIMKKATELRDALQQTEEVSFYRLAEERINANSKVAAKVSKIKLLQKEAVNLEHYQKLEAMKQTENQIDNVRADIDSLPIVTEFRRAQEDANDLLQSITTEITTKVTTELEKEN, encoded by the coding sequence GTGACAGTTTCAAAAGACGAAATAATGAAAAAAGCAACTGAACTTCGTGATGCGCTTCAACAAACGGAAGAAGTATCATTCTACCGCCTTGCCGAGGAAAGAATTAATGCGAATTCTAAAGTAGCAGCGAAGGTTTCTAAAATAAAATTACTTCAAAAAGAAGCAGTAAACTTAGAGCATTATCAAAAACTTGAAGCAATGAAGCAGACGGAAAATCAAATTGATAACGTTCGAGCAGATATTGATTCGCTTCCGATTGTAACGGAATTTAGACGCGCCCAAGAAGATGCAAACGATCTTTTGCAATCAATTACAACAGAAATCACGACAAAAGTAACAACCGAGCTTGAAAAAGAAAATTAA
- the mutS gene encoding DNA mismatch repair protein MutS — protein sequence MTEYTPMIKQYLEIKDKYQDAFLFFRLGDFYEMFFEDALNASQILEITLTGREGGTKEKIPMCGVPYHSASGYIDTLIEKGYKVAICEQVEDPKTTKGMVKREVVQLISPGTVMDERGLKAKENNYIASLYCYEGKEYGFAYSDLSTGELKSTVIEASEDRLINELTTLSTRELIVSASEKDVLSDVMKEQLGLTFSVHEEDTIPAENEKLVTRHMSLSEKRAIGKLLHYLKETQKRDLGHLQQAVHYETSNYMKMDYYSKRNLELAESIRGKGRQGTLLWLLDNTQTAMGGRMLKQWIDRPLIDRNKIIERQNDVSELMANFFERLELVENLKNVYDLERLAGRVAYGNVNARDLIQLRNSLYQIPRIRATLLSMNSKSLTELANQLDPCEELTEKLEEAIMDSAPISIREGGIIKDGYNSQLDTYRDASRNGKTWIAELERKERELTGIKTMKVGFNRVFGYYIEVTRANTHLLPEGRYERKQTLTNAERYITPELKEKEKLILDAEEKSMELEYQLFTEVRELVKDYIERLQKLAKSVSEIDCLQSFADISEKNHFIRPTLSEDGSLHVKQGRHPVVEKVMGAQSYVANDCDLDRNREILLITGPNMSGKSTYMRQVALTAICAQVGCFVPAEEATLPIFDQIFTRIGAADDLIAGQSTFMVEMLEARNAIVHATKDSLILFDEIGRGTATYDGMALAQAIIEYIHENVHAKTLFSTHYHELTDLEKELHGLQNIHVSAVEENGKVVFLHKIKEGPADKSYGIHVAELAELPKTLIERASRILEQLENDDKKMVITNDKQPEEIHEEVQLSMFPVEPEKKASSKETKLLKEIASMNIMQMTPMDAMNKLYELQSKIH from the coding sequence ATGACAGAATATACACCAATGATTAAGCAATACTTGGAAATCAAAGACAAATATCAAGATGCTTTCTTATTTTTCCGTTTAGGAGATTTTTATGAAATGTTTTTTGAGGATGCACTGAACGCTTCTCAAATATTAGAAATTACATTAACTGGCCGTGAAGGTGGTACAAAAGAAAAAATACCAATGTGCGGGGTTCCATATCATTCCGCTAGTGGTTATATTGATACGTTAATTGAAAAAGGATATAAAGTAGCTATTTGTGAACAAGTAGAAGACCCTAAAACAACCAAAGGCATGGTGAAACGTGAGGTAGTACAGTTAATTTCACCAGGAACGGTCATGGATGAACGTGGCTTAAAAGCGAAAGAAAATAACTATATCGCTTCTCTTTATTGTTATGAGGGTAAAGAATATGGTTTTGCATATTCTGATTTATCGACAGGAGAATTAAAATCAACCGTTATTGAGGCAAGTGAAGATCGCCTAATAAATGAATTAACAACACTTTCAACGAGAGAATTGATTGTTTCCGCGTCAGAAAAAGATGTGCTTTCAGATGTAATGAAAGAGCAACTCGGTTTAACTTTTTCTGTGCATGAAGAAGATACCATTCCCGCAGAAAACGAAAAATTAGTAACCCGCCATATGTCTCTATCAGAAAAACGAGCTATCGGTAAATTACTACATTATTTAAAAGAGACACAAAAGCGGGATTTGGGTCATTTGCAACAAGCGGTTCACTACGAAACAAGTAACTATATGAAAATGGACTACTATTCTAAACGTAATTTAGAATTAGCAGAGTCTATCCGCGGAAAAGGACGCCAAGGCACTTTGCTTTGGTTGTTAGACAATACGCAAACGGCTATGGGTGGAAGAATGCTTAAGCAGTGGATTGATCGTCCGTTAATCGATCGCAATAAAATTATCGAACGTCAAAATGATGTCAGTGAACTAATGGCGAATTTTTTCGAACGTCTTGAATTAGTAGAAAACTTGAAAAATGTGTATGATTTAGAGCGTTTAGCAGGTCGTGTTGCATACGGAAATGTGAATGCACGTGATTTAATTCAACTGCGTAATTCGCTATATCAAATTCCTCGCATTCGTGCAACGCTTTTATCAATGAACAGCAAAAGCCTAACAGAACTTGCCAATCAATTAGATCCGTGCGAAGAATTAACGGAAAAGTTGGAAGAAGCAATTATGGATTCTGCTCCTATTTCGATTCGGGAAGGCGGGATTATTAAAGACGGTTATAACAGTCAATTAGATACGTATCGCGATGCAAGCCGCAATGGGAAAACGTGGATTGCTGAGTTAGAACGTAAAGAACGTGAACTAACAGGGATTAAAACGATGAAGGTGGGCTTTAACCGCGTTTTTGGCTATTATATTGAAGTTACCCGAGCTAACACACATTTGCTCCCAGAAGGCCGCTACGAGCGTAAGCAGACGCTAACGAATGCGGAACGTTATATCACTCCTGAACTAAAAGAAAAAGAAAAACTCATTTTAGATGCAGAAGAAAAAAGCATGGAGCTCGAATATCAATTATTTACAGAAGTGCGCGAACTAGTAAAAGATTACATAGAACGTTTACAAAAACTCGCGAAGTCTGTTAGTGAAATCGACTGTCTCCAAAGTTTTGCAGATATTAGTGAGAAAAACCATTTCATTCGTCCAACTCTAAGCGAAGATGGTTCTTTGCATGTAAAACAAGGTCGTCACCCTGTTGTAGAAAAAGTGATGGGCGCACAAAGTTATGTAGCAAATGACTGTGATTTAGATCGTAATCGGGAAATCTTACTTATAACGGGTCCTAACATGTCAGGTAAAAGTACGTATATGCGCCAAGTAGCACTAACGGCGATTTGTGCGCAAGTTGGTTGCTTTGTGCCTGCAGAAGAAGCGACGTTACCAATTTTTGACCAAATTTTCACTAGAATTGGTGCAGCAGATGATTTAATTGCTGGCCAAAGTACGTTCATGGTGGAGATGTTAGAAGCAAGGAATGCCATCGTCCACGCAACAAAAGATAGTTTGATTTTATTTGATGAAATTGGTCGTGGAACTGCTACTTATGATGGAATGGCGCTTGCCCAAGCAATCATCGAGTATATCCATGAGAATGTACACGCCAAAACACTTTTCTCCACACATTATCATGAATTAACAGACCTCGAAAAAGAATTACATGGTTTACAAAATATTCATGTCAGTGCTGTGGAAGAAAATGGAAAAGTAGTGTTCCTTCATAAAATTAAAGAAGGACCAGCAGATAAAAGTTATGGTATTCATGTGGCAGAATTAGCAGAACTACCAAAAACTCTAATTGAGCGAGCAAGTCGTATTTTAGAACAACTGGAAAACGACGATAAGAAAATGGTTATTACTAATGACAAACAGCCAGAAGAAATCCATGAGGAAGTGCAACTATCTATGTTCCCGGTAGAGCCGGAGAAAAAAGCTTCTTCTAAAGAAACAAAATTATTAAAAGAAATTGCTTCCATGAACATCATGCAGATGACACCAATGGATGCGATGAATAAGTTATATGAACTTCAAAGTAAAATCCATTAA
- the mutL gene encoding DNA mismatch repair endonuclease MutL, which produces MAKHIVELTDALSNKIAAGEVVERPASVVKELVENAIDAGSTVIDILVEEAGLNKITIIDNGSGIEEEDVATAFLRHATSKIKNEADLFRVHTLGFRGEALPSIASVSHLSMETSTGETKGTTITLEGGKIIEQKSGHARKGTQIEVSQLFFNTPARLKYLKSLPTELGNITDILNRLALAHPDISFRFSHNGKPLLQTNGNGDLRQVIAAIYGVSIARKSIPVKAESLDFKISGYAVLPEVNRSNRNYISTIINGRFIKNFALVKAIQEGYHTLLPIGRFPIIVLQIEMDPIIVDVNVHPAKLEVRLSKEKELGQLISQMIKEAFHKLQLIPDGEVSKKQKEVQKSEQIQMSFEENKPPKETPTLFSKPSIPEYVPADLDAPREDDFILETMPSYEPEQEVEHAEQPKERIPKMYPIGQMHATYIFAQNENGLYIIDQHAAQERIKYEFYREKIGEVSRELQELLVPIVLEFPADEYVRLEEQKAKLEEVGVFLENFGQNSFIIRAHPTWFPKDQEEEMLREIIDEALSAPSISIHKLREDTAIMMSCKKSIKANHYLTTQDMEALLDTLREANDPFTCPHGRPVIIQYSTYELEKMFKRVM; this is translated from the coding sequence ATGGCTAAACATATTGTCGAATTAACGGATGCTTTATCCAATAAAATAGCTGCAGGAGAAGTGGTAGAACGCCCTGCTTCGGTTGTTAAAGAACTAGTAGAGAACGCCATTGATGCAGGTAGCACAGTCATTGACATTTTAGTGGAAGAAGCCGGCTTAAATAAAATTACAATTATAGATAACGGTAGTGGTATTGAAGAAGAAGATGTTGCAACAGCTTTTTTACGTCATGCTACAAGTAAAATTAAAAATGAAGCTGATTTGTTCCGGGTTCATACATTAGGTTTCCGTGGGGAGGCCCTTCCAAGTATCGCCTCAGTTTCTCACTTATCCATGGAAACTTCTACAGGAGAAACAAAAGGTACGACGATTACCTTAGAAGGCGGGAAAATCATTGAGCAAAAAAGTGGTCACGCTAGAAAAGGAACGCAAATCGAAGTATCGCAATTATTCTTCAACACACCGGCGCGGTTAAAATATTTAAAAAGTTTACCCACGGAACTTGGGAATATTACGGATATATTAAACCGATTAGCTTTGGCTCATCCAGATATTAGTTTCCGTTTCTCGCATAATGGAAAACCCTTATTACAAACCAACGGAAATGGGGACTTGCGTCAAGTGATTGCTGCTATTTATGGTGTTTCGATCGCTAGAAAATCAATACCAGTCAAAGCAGAGTCGCTTGATTTTAAGATTTCTGGTTATGCGGTATTACCAGAAGTAAATCGCTCCAACCGTAACTATATTTCAACGATTATAAATGGTCGTTTTATTAAAAATTTCGCACTTGTAAAAGCAATTCAAGAAGGTTACCATACACTGTTACCAATTGGTCGCTTTCCAATCATTGTTTTACAAATCGAAATGGATCCCATTATTGTAGATGTCAACGTGCATCCTGCTAAATTAGAAGTTCGTCTAAGCAAAGAAAAAGAACTAGGACAGCTCATTAGCCAAATGATTAAAGAGGCTTTCCATAAATTGCAATTGATTCCAGACGGAGAAGTTTCTAAAAAACAAAAAGAAGTTCAAAAATCAGAACAAATCCAAATGTCTTTTGAGGAAAACAAACCACCAAAAGAAACGCCAACACTTTTTTCGAAACCGAGCATTCCGGAATATGTTCCTGCTGATTTAGATGCTCCGCGGGAAGACGACTTCATTTTGGAAACAATGCCATCTTATGAGCCAGAACAAGAAGTAGAGCACGCAGAACAACCGAAAGAACGGATTCCTAAAATGTATCCAATCGGTCAAATGCATGCAACCTATATTTTCGCTCAAAATGAAAATGGTTTGTATATTATTGATCAACATGCTGCTCAAGAGCGGATTAAATATGAATTTTATCGCGAAAAAATTGGTGAAGTCAGCCGCGAGTTGCAAGAACTACTTGTTCCAATTGTGCTAGAATTCCCAGCGGATGAGTATGTTCGCTTAGAAGAGCAAAAAGCTAAATTAGAAGAAGTAGGCGTGTTCTTAGAAAACTTCGGACAAAATAGTTTTATCATTCGTGCGCATCCAACCTGGTTTCCAAAAGATCAAGAAGAAGAGATGCTCCGGGAAATTATTGACGAAGCGTTATCTGCACCAAGCATTAGCATTCATAAATTAAGAGAAGATACGGCCATTATGATGAGCTGTAAAAAATCAATTAAAGCCAATCATTATTTGACGACGCAAGATATGGAAGCATTACTTGATACACTAAGAGAGGCAAACGATCCTTTCACTTGTCCCCATGGTCGTCCAGTAATCATTCAATATTCCACATACGAACTAGAAAAAATGTTCAAACGAGTGATGTAA
- a CDS encoding glycerol-3-phosphate responsive antiterminator, whose amino-acid sequence MELPFSGQSIIPAAHNQRDMEKILELDLTYMVMLETHVAQLKSLVKYAQASGKKVLLHADLVNGLKNDDYAIDFLCTEIRPDGIISTRGNAIMKAKQHKMLAIQRLFMIDSSAYNKGVALIQKVQPDCIELLPGIIPEQVQKMTQKLHIPVIAGGLIETKEQVDQVIASGAIAVTTSNKYLW is encoded by the coding sequence TTGGAGTTACCATTTTCCGGTCAATCAATCATTCCAGCTGCACATAACCAAAGAGATATGGAGAAAATTTTAGAGCTTGACCTGACTTATATGGTGATGTTGGAAACACATGTTGCTCAATTAAAATCGCTCGTCAAATACGCACAAGCTAGCGGAAAAAAGGTTTTACTACACGCTGATTTAGTCAACGGATTAAAAAATGATGATTACGCTATTGATTTTTTGTGTACAGAAATTCGCCCAGACGGGATTATTTCTACGAGAGGAAATGCCATTATGAAAGCAAAACAGCACAAAATGCTAGCTATTCAACGGCTTTTCATGATTGATTCAAGTGCCTACAATAAAGGAGTAGCTTTGATTCAAAAAGTACAACCAGATTGCATTGAACTTTTACCAGGAATCATTCCGGAACAAGTTCAAAAAATGACACAAAAGCTTCATATTCCTGTGATTGCAGGCGGTTTGATTGAAACGAAAGAACAAGTGGATCAAGTAATTGCAAGCGGTGCTATCGCTGTTACAACATCTAACAAATATTTATGGTAA
- the pflB gene encoding formate C-acetyltransferase: MTEQWYEFAGGNWQQEVDVRDFILKNYRLYDGDDTFLAGPTEATTKLWDQVMDLTKKERENGGVLDMDTKIVSTITSHDPGYLNKDLEKVVGVQTDVPFKRALQPFGGIRMAEVAAESYGFKVDEEISHIFSEYRKTHNQGVFDAYTAEMRAARKSGVITGLPDAYGRGRIIGDYRRVALYGVDFLIKQKKQDLNNTGLRTMSDDVIRQREELNEQIRALGELKVLGEKHGFDLGRPAKTAQEAFQWLYLGYLAAIKEQNGAAMSLGRTSTFLDIYVERDLRNGLITEEEAQEIVDHFIMKLRLVKFARTPDYNELFSGDPTWVTESIGGITEEGVPLVTKNSFRFLHTLDNLGPAPEPNLTVLWSTHLPSGFKKFCAKMSIKTSAIQYENDDVMRPKWGDDYAIACCVSAMRVGKQMQFFGARANLAKTLLYAINGGVDEKSKAQVGPAYRPVEGDVLDYKEVMEKYDAMMEWIAELYLNTLNVIHYMHDKYAYERIEMALHDTEVLRTMATGIAGLSVAADSLSAIKYATVRPIRDEDGIVVDYEIEGDYPKYGNNDDRVDEIAVELLKTFMTKVRKHKTYRDAVHTTSVLTITSNVVYGKKTGNTPDGRRAGEPFAPGANPMHGRDTKGALASLSSVAKLPYEYGQDGISNTFSIVPKALGREDESQINNLVAMLDGYSTKMGHHLNINVFNRDTLLDAMDHPEEYPQLTIRVSGYAVNFIKLTREQQLDVIHRTMHESM; this comes from the coding sequence ATGACTGAACAATGGTATGAATTCGCAGGTGGTAACTGGCAACAAGAAGTAGATGTACGTGACTTTATCTTAAAAAACTATCGCTTATATGACGGTGACGACACTTTCTTAGCTGGCCCAACCGAAGCAACTACAAAACTTTGGGATCAAGTAATGGACCTAACTAAAAAAGAACGTGAAAACGGTGGCGTACTGGATATGGATACCAAAATCGTTTCAACCATCACTTCACATGACCCAGGTTACTTAAATAAGGATTTAGAAAAAGTTGTTGGTGTTCAAACTGACGTACCTTTCAAACGCGCTTTACAACCATTCGGTGGAATCCGTATGGCAGAAGTTGCAGCTGAATCTTATGGTTTTAAAGTAGACGAAGAAATTAGCCATATTTTCTCTGAATACCGTAAAACACATAACCAAGGTGTATTTGATGCTTACACAGCTGAAATGCGCGCAGCTCGTAAATCGGGTGTAATTACTGGTCTTCCAGATGCTTATGGCCGTGGCCGTATTATCGGTGACTACCGTCGTGTAGCACTTTACGGAGTAGACTTCTTAATTAAACAAAAGAAACAAGATTTAAATAATACAGGTTTGCGTACAATGAGCGATGACGTTATCCGTCAACGTGAAGAACTTAACGAACAAATTCGTGCTCTTGGCGAATTAAAAGTACTAGGCGAAAAACATGGTTTCGATCTTGGTCGCCCAGCTAAAACTGCTCAAGAAGCTTTCCAATGGTTATACCTTGGTTACCTAGCTGCAATTAAAGAACAAAATGGTGCAGCAATGAGCTTAGGTCGTACATCTACATTCCTTGATATTTATGTAGAACGTGATCTTCGCAATGGCCTAATTACAGAAGAAGAGGCGCAAGAAATCGTTGACCACTTCATCATGAAATTACGTCTTGTAAAATTTGCTCGTACACCAGATTACAATGAATTATTCTCTGGAGATCCAACATGGGTTACTGAATCCATCGGTGGTATTACGGAAGAAGGCGTTCCACTTGTAACGAAAAACTCGTTCCGTTTCTTGCACACTTTAGATAACTTAGGACCTGCTCCAGAACCAAACTTAACAGTACTTTGGTCCACTCATTTACCATCAGGATTCAAGAAATTCTGTGCTAAAATGTCTATCAAAACATCTGCTATTCAATACGAAAATGACGATGTTATGCGCCCTAAATGGGGAGATGACTATGCAATCGCATGTTGTGTATCTGCAATGCGCGTTGGTAAACAAATGCAATTCTTTGGTGCTCGTGCCAACCTTGCTAAAACACTTCTTTACGCAATCAATGGTGGTGTCGATGAAAAATCTAAAGCACAAGTTGGACCTGCTTATCGTCCAGTTGAAGGCGACGTATTAGACTACAAAGAAGTAATGGAAAAATATGATGCAATGATGGAATGGATTGCAGAACTTTACCTTAATACATTAAATGTTATTCACTATATGCATGATAAATACGCTTATGAACGTATCGAAATGGCTTTACATGATACAGAAGTATTACGTACTATGGCAACTGGTATCGCTGGACTTTCTGTTGCAGCTGACTCCTTATCTGCTATTAAATATGCTACTGTTCGTCCAATTCGTGACGAAGATGGCATCGTGGTTGATTATGAAATCGAAGGCGACTATCCTAAATACGGAAACAATGATGACCGTGTAGATGAAATCGCAGTTGAGCTTCTAAAAACATTTATGACTAAAGTGAGAAAACATAAAACATACCGTGATGCAGTTCACACAACTTCTGTTCTTACAATCACTTCTAACGTGGTGTATGGTAAGAAAACTGGTAACACTCCAGACGGACGTCGTGCAGGCGAACCATTTGCACCAGGTGCGAACCCAATGCATGGCCGTGATACAAAAGGTGCTTTAGCTTCTCTATCTTCTGTTGCTAAACTTCCTTACGAATATGGTCAAGATGGTATTTCTAACACATTCTCTATCGTACCAAAAGCTTTAGGTCGCGAAGACGAATCTCAAATCAATAACCTAGTTGCAATGCTAGATGGTTATTCTACAAAAATGGGACATCACTTAAACATCAACGTATTCAATCGTGATACATTACTTGATGCGATGGATCACCCAGAAGAGTATCCACAATTAACAATCCGTGTATCCGGATATGCAGTTAACTTCATCAAATTAACTCGTGAACAACAATTAGACGTTATTCACCGTACAATGCACGAATCCATGTAA